In one Juglans regia cultivar Chandler chromosome 11, Walnut 2.0, whole genome shotgun sequence genomic region, the following are encoded:
- the LOC109013567 gene encoding purine permease 1-like gives MEPKDQGKPSMKKLLLILNCILLSIGNCGGPLIMRLYFIHGGKRVWLSSWLETGGFPIILLPLALVYFQRRATKGPGTELFFMKPPLFLAAAFIGIITGLDDYLYAYGVARLPVSTSALIVASQLAFTAGFAFLLVKQKFTSYSINAVFLLTVGAAILALHTSNDRPKGESSTEYLAGFLMTLGAAALYAFLLPLVELTYKKTKQEITYSLVMEIQMVMSFFATLFCTVGMLINNDFKAIPREAKAFGLGETKYYVVMVCSAIIWQTFFLGAIGVIFCASSLLSAVIIAVLLPVIEILAVLFYQEKFQAEKGVALVLSLWGFASFFYGEMKHNKKKKKQTPEAEMSQIPGP, from the exons ATGGAACCCAAGGATCAAGGTAAACCCTCCATGAAGAAACTTCTACTCATACTCAACTGCATCCTATTATCCATAGGCAACTGCGGCGGCCCACTGATAATGCGTCTTTATTTCATCCATGGAGGCAAGCGAGTGTGGCTCTCGAGCTGGCTCGAAACCGGTGGCTTTCCGATCATCCTCCTTCCCCTCGCGTTAGTATACTTCCAACGCCGCGCCACCAAAGGGCCGGGAACCGAGCTCTTCTTCATGAAGCCACCTCTGTTCCTTGCCGCCGCCTTCATAGGAATCATCACCGGCTTGGACGACTACCTCTATGCCTACGGAGTGGCACGCCTTCCCGTTTCGACCTCCGCTCTGATAGTCGCCAGTCAGCTCGCTTTCACAGCGGGCTTCGCTTTCCTTCTGGTGAAGCAGAAGTTCACCTCGTACTCGATCAACGCGGTGTTTTTGCTGACCGTTGGAGCGGCGATCTTGGCTTTGCACACGAGTAATGACCGTCCGAAGGGCGAATCGAGTACGGAGTATCTTGCAGGGTTTTTAATGACGCTGGGAGCAGCGGCGCTGTATGCGTTTCTGCTGCCGTTGGTGGAGCTGACGTATAAGAAAACGAAGCAGGAGATAACATATTCGTTGGTGATGGAGATTCAGATGGTGATGTCTTTCTTTGCCACTCTTTTTTGCACAGTAGGGATGCTGATCAACAACGACTtcaag GCAATACCGAGAGAGGCAAAGGCATTCGGACTCGGGGAAACGAAGTACTATGTGGTGATGGTTTGTAGTGCAATTATTTGGCAGACATTCTTCTTGGGAGCAATAGGAGTAATCTTTTGTGCCTCGTCTTTACTCTCCGCTGTTATTATTGCTGTTCTACTCCCTGTAATAGAGATCCTAGCAGTCCTTTTCTACCAAGAGAAATTTCAAGCTGAAAAAGGAGTTGCCTTGGTGCTTTCTCTTTGGGGATTTGCTTCATTCTTTTATGGAGAGATGAAAcacaacaagaaaaagaagaagcaaacCCCAGAAGCAGAGATGTCTCAAATTCCTGGTCCATGA